One window of Epinephelus fuscoguttatus linkage group LG9, E.fuscoguttatus.final_Chr_v1 genomic DNA carries:
- the LOC125894464 gene encoding heterogeneous nuclear ribonucleoprotein A0-like, producing MTDQLCKLFVGGLNVDTDDDGLRKHFEQYGMLTDCVVVVNKQLQRSRCFGFVTYSTPEEADAAMAARPHTVDGNAVEVKRAVAREDANKPEALAKVKKIFVGGLKDDIEEEHLSDYFSQYGQIEKAEVISEKETGKKRGFGFVYFTDHDAADKAVVVKFHTVNGHKVEVKKALTKQEMQAANRTGMGPRGRPTRGMRGNQNGYGSREYGGNYNYGNGGGYNCGGGYGGYGGPGYGGYGDQGGGYGGGNGYNEFGSGYGQHSSGYGPMKTPFGGQRSGAPYTRGGGGGGYPRGGYGGGY from the coding sequence ATGACTGACCAGCTTTGCAAACTTTTCGTCGGTGGCCTCAACGTCGACACCGACGACGATGGCCTGCGCAAGCACTTCGAGCAGTACGGTATGCTCACCGACTGCGTCGTCGTCGTGAACAAGCAGCTGCAGCGGTCCCGCTGTTTCGGCTTTGTGACCTACTCCACACCGGAGGAGGCCGACGCTGCCATGGCGGCTAGGCCTCACACCGTCGACGGCAACGCGGTCGAGGTGAAGCGGGCCGTGGCGAGAGAAGACGCCAACAAGCCAGAGGCCCTCGCAAAGGTGAAGAAAATCTTCGTCGGTGGCCTGAAAGACGACATTGAAGAAGAGCATCTGAGCGATTACTTCTCTCAGTACGGCCAGATCGAGAAGGCCGAAGTCATCTCGGAGAAGGAGACCGGAAAGAAGAGGGGATTCGGCTTTGTTTACTTCACCGACCACGACGCAGCCGACAAAGCGGTTGTGGTGAAGTTTCACACCGTTAATGGACACAAAGTTGAGGTGAAGAAAGCCCTGACAAAGCAGGAGATGCAGGCGGCCAACAGAACCGGCATGGGGCCTAGAGGCAGACCAACAAGAGGCATGAGGGGAAATCAAAATGGCTACGGCAGCAGGGAGTACGGCGGAAACTACAACTACGGAAATGGCGGAGGCTACAACTGTGGCGGCGGCTACGGAGGGTATGGCGGACCAGGTTATGGTGGTTATGGAGACCAGGGAGGTGGCTATGGTGGCGGAAACGGCTACAACGAGTTCGGCAGCGGCTATGGTCAGCACTCATCTGGTTACGGCCCCATGAAGACGCCCTTCGGCGGCCAGAGGAGCGGTGCTCCCTACACCAGAGGCGGCGGTGGCGGCGGCTACCCGAGGGGGGGCTACGGCGGCGGCTACTAG